In a single window of the Bradyrhizobium erythrophlei genome:
- the dapA gene encoding 4-hydroxy-tetrahydrodipicolinate synthase, which produces MNDLRTSDLRTCLQGLWLPLITPFCNGELDEPSLRRLVRHYANLPVNGLVLAATTGESLTLEPAETERLVFTVRDEASKLPVCLGLSGSNTRALLDALQRTAAWPIDAYLISCPYYSRPSQRGLELHFTALADHAAHPVMIYNIPYRTGVNLGNEAMLRLAAHPNIVGLKDCSADRTQSLDLLRRRPDDFAVFTGEDAQYQEALADGADGGILASAHVETEIFAKIWRLMAAGERAAALTLWQSVDELTRLLFAEPSPAPIKYWLWRTGLIESAEVRLPMTEVSTELAARLDREIERRSSLRANGSRECAR; this is translated from the coding sequence ATGAACGACCTTCGGACTTCCGACCTTCGAACTTGCCTGCAGGGCCTCTGGCTGCCGCTGATCACGCCGTTTTGCAATGGCGAGCTTGACGAGCCGTCGCTGCGGCGGCTGGTGCGGCACTACGCCAATTTGCCCGTCAACGGACTGGTTCTTGCGGCCACGACCGGCGAAAGCCTGACGCTGGAGCCCGCTGAGACCGAACGGCTGGTCTTCACCGTGCGGGACGAAGCCAGCAAGCTTCCAGTCTGCCTCGGCCTGTCCGGCAGCAACACACGTGCATTACTGGATGCCCTGCAGCGAACAGCGGCGTGGCCGATCGACGCCTATCTGATTTCCTGCCCGTATTATTCGCGGCCGTCGCAGCGCGGCCTGGAGCTGCACTTCACCGCGCTTGCGGATCATGCCGCGCACCCGGTGATGATCTACAACATTCCCTACCGGACCGGCGTCAATCTCGGCAACGAAGCGATGCTGCGGTTGGCGGCTCATCCCAACATCGTCGGGCTGAAGGATTGTTCGGCGGATCGCACCCAGTCGCTCGATCTGTTGCGCCGGCGACCGGATGACTTCGCGGTGTTCACCGGCGAGGATGCGCAGTATCAGGAAGCGCTGGCCGATGGCGCCGACGGCGGCATTTTGGCATCTGCGCATGTCGAAACGGAAATTTTTGCCAAGATCTGGCGGCTGATGGCAGCGGGCGAGCGCGCCGCGGCGTTGACGCTCTGGCAATCGGTCGATGAGCTCACGCGGCTGTTGTTTGCCGAGCCGAGCCCGGCGCCGATCAAGTATTGGCTGTGGCGCACCGGACTGATCGAGAGCGCCGAGGTGCGGTTGCCGATGACGGAAGTGAGCACCGAGCTCGCCGCACGTCTCGACAGGGAAATCGAGCGGCGGTCGTCACTGCGAGCCAACGGGTCGCGCGAATGCGCCCGATGA
- a CDS encoding carotenoid biosynthesis protein: MTARENLEAGSFSLSRRGIVAWGVIVAYLVLVVLFAWNPTPFAQGLAAIGFAGALGHCALSYGLKNTLALLAICMAVTFTMENIGSSTGLIFGRYHFEVGAQLPHIGMISVIVGGVWFGMGYFAWIVAATMLGEADRNLNERFNVIALPLVAAFVMTQWDFVMDPPEATISKAWIWHDGGADFGVPLTNYLGWLLTSWMFYQLFALYLARRRDVQLPRRDIALRLVAILFYAFSGLTHLTPWLMGQAGDVADAAGHIWRIQDLREMAVAVMLFTMFFTSMLAVLRLIRDDG, from the coding sequence ATGACTGCGAGGGAGAATCTCGAAGCTGGAAGTTTCTCTCTTTCCCGGCGCGGGATTGTCGCGTGGGGAGTTATCGTCGCCTATCTGGTTTTGGTCGTCCTCTTTGCCTGGAATCCGACGCCCTTTGCCCAAGGGCTGGCAGCGATTGGTTTTGCGGGCGCTCTGGGCCATTGCGCGTTGAGCTACGGCTTGAAAAATACGCTGGCCTTGCTCGCCATTTGCATGGCCGTAACTTTCACGATGGAAAACATCGGCAGCTCCACGGGGTTGATCTTTGGCCGATATCATTTTGAGGTGGGTGCGCAACTACCCCACATTGGAATGATTTCCGTCATTGTTGGCGGCGTATGGTTCGGTATGGGCTATTTCGCCTGGATCGTCGCGGCAACCATGCTCGGTGAGGCTGACCGGAATTTGAACGAGCGCTTCAATGTCATAGCGCTGCCGCTTGTCGCCGCCTTCGTGATGACCCAATGGGATTTCGTCATGGATCCGCCCGAGGCGACGATTTCGAAAGCCTGGATTTGGCACGATGGTGGCGCGGACTTTGGCGTTCCGCTCACGAATTATCTGGGCTGGCTCCTGACCTCATGGATGTTCTATCAGCTCTTTGCCCTGTATCTTGCCCGGCGGCGCGATGTTCAATTGCCTCGGCGGGATATCGCGTTGCGCCTCGTCGCAATTTTGTTTTACGCGTTCTCGGGGCTCACGCACCTGACCCCTTGGCTTATGGGACAGGCCGGCGACGTCGCCGATGCCGCCGGCCATATCTGGCGCATCCAGGATTTGCGCGAAATGGCGGTCGCGGTCATGCTCTTCACCATGTTCTTTACCTCGATGCTCGCGGTGTTGCGGCTGATAAGAGACGATGGGTAA
- a CDS encoding LysR family transcriptional regulator, whose amino-acid sequence MARTRDGFTDMDWDKLKVFHAAAEAGSFTHAGEQLGLSQSAVSRQVSALEQELSVSLFHRHARGLILTEQGDLLFRTAHDVFMQLQAARAKLTDSRERPSGDLKITTPPALGINWLIPRLHEFTALYPEIRISMIVTDEDLDLSMREADVAIRTRKPTQPDLIQRKLFSIGFHAYCSPEYIKRFGTPRTLDDLDAHRIIMLSDSQVPAHLANRSWLIDAGRNGSGPREAFFKVNNILGLVRACQQGLGIAALPDYLVEENNRLVQLFGESDSIQLDTYFVYPEELKTVARVQVFRDFVVSKAQRWPS is encoded by the coding sequence ATGGCTCGAACCCGCGACGGATTTACTGATATGGATTGGGACAAGCTGAAGGTGTTTCACGCGGCGGCGGAAGCGGGAAGCTTCACGCATGCCGGCGAGCAGCTTGGCCTGTCGCAATCGGCCGTTTCCCGGCAGGTCAGCGCGCTGGAGCAGGAGCTTTCGGTATCGCTGTTCCATCGTCACGCGCGCGGACTCATTCTCACCGAGCAGGGCGACCTGCTGTTTCGCACCGCCCATGACGTGTTCATGCAGCTGCAGGCGGCGCGGGCGAAACTGACCGACAGCCGCGAGCGGCCGAGCGGCGACCTCAAGATCACGACGCCGCCGGCGCTTGGCATCAACTGGCTGATTCCGCGGCTGCATGAATTCACCGCGCTTTATCCGGAGATCCGGATTTCCATGATCGTCACCGACGAGGACCTCGACCTCTCGATGCGCGAGGCCGATGTGGCGATCCGCACCCGCAAGCCGACCCAGCCCGATCTGATCCAGCGCAAGCTGTTCTCGATCGGCTTCCATGCCTATTGCTCGCCGGAATACATCAAGCGCTTCGGCACACCGCGTACCCTCGACGACCTCGACGCCCATCGCATCATCATGCTGAGCGATTCCCAGGTTCCGGCGCATCTTGCGAACCGCAGCTGGCTGATCGATGCCGGCCGCAATGGCTCCGGGCCGCGCGAGGCGTTTTTCAAGGTCAACAACATCCTTGGACTGGTGCGCGCGTGCCAGCAGGGACTCGGGATCGCGGCGCTGCCGGACTATCTGGTGGAGGAAAATAACCGCCTGGTGCAGCTGTTTGGAGAATCCGATTCTATTCAGCTCGATACCTACTTCGTCTATCCCGAAGAGTTGAAGACGGTGGCGCGGGTGCAGGTGTTCCGCGACTTCGTGGTGAGCAAAGCGCAGCGCTGGCCATCGTGA